A portion of the Rhodopseudomonas sp. BAL398 genome contains these proteins:
- a CDS encoding DUF4375 domain-containing protein, whose protein sequence is MVADPPKQRWQELADFDLTRPDEALALVERFLGEWFNGGLSQLFSNWNGADIVLIPEALRIIGAAEAAPVIEAAIAEFPADQDDWRDLGHDALLNKASPLRPRLWDLDSALASHEAAMTQAVADFELKLSEGEDL, encoded by the coding sequence ATGGTCGCTGATCCGCCGAAGCAGCGTTGGCAAGAGCTGGCTGATTTCGACCTGACGCGGCCGGACGAGGCTTTGGCTCTGGTCGAAAGGTTTCTGGGCGAGTGGTTCAATGGCGGCCTTTCGCAATTGTTTTCGAACTGGAATGGCGCCGACATCGTCTTGATCCCGGAGGCGCTTCGGATCATCGGCGCGGCCGAAGCAGCGCCGGTGATTGAGGCCGCGATCGCGGAGTTTCCCGCGGATCAGGATGACTGGCGTGACCTTGGACATGATGCCTTGCTGAACAAAGCGAGCCCACTGCGCCCCAGGCTCTGGGACTTGGACAGCGCGCTCGCCTCCCACGAGGCCGCGATGACGCAGGCTGTGGCGGATTTCGAGCTCAAGCTGAGCGAAGGCGAAGATCTGTGA
- a CDS encoding urease subunit beta produces MIPGELLIQDGEIELNAGRETVTLTVANSGDRPIQVGSHYHFFETNPALQFDRAKARGMRLDIAAGTAVRFEPGQSRDVQLVALAGKREIYGFRGEVMGKLDKA; encoded by the coding sequence ATGATCCCCGGCGAATTATTGATCCAGGATGGCGAGATCGAGCTCAATGCGGGCCGCGAGACGGTGACGCTGACGGTGGCCAATTCCGGCGACCGGCCGATCCAGGTCGGCTCACACTATCATTTCTTCGAGACCAATCCGGCGCTGCAATTCGACCGCGCCAAAGCTCGCGGCATGCGGCTCGATATCGCCGCCGGCACCGCGGTCCGGTTCGAGCCCGGCCAGAGCCGCGACGTCCAACTGGTGGCGCTGGCCGGCAAGCGCGAGATCTATGGCTTTCGCGGCGAGGTGATGGGGAAGCTGGACAAGGCTTGA
- a CDS encoding AbrB/MazE/SpoVT family DNA-binding domain-containing protein, translated as MTYKADVTLSSKGQLTLPAALRKLWKLKAGDRINLEFSDNGRATLTKNLRRSVLESRKELEPLSLGRPLTQKDIDNAIAAEMADQEIRIRRRRTT; from the coding sequence ATGACTTACAAGGCAGATGTGACCCTGAGCAGCAAGGGGCAACTGACATTGCCAGCGGCGCTGAGAAAATTGTGGAAACTGAAGGCTGGAGATCGAATCAATCTCGAGTTTTCCGACAACGGCCGCGCCACGCTGACGAAAAATCTGCGGCGAAGCGTTCTGGAGAGCCGGAAGGAGCTTGAACCGCTGTCGCTGGGTCGGCCCTTGACGCAAAAGGATATCGACAACGCCATCGCTGCCGAGATGGCCGACCAGGAAATTCGGATCAGGAGACGGCGGACGACGTGA
- a CDS encoding PIN domain-containing protein, whose translation MTDAKQSAAVEQLFATAEADGSFLLNPIVLSEFAWTLQRTYKKPRGVIADHIERLLQSPECIVPFLDEAVDAVRRYRQGSASFADYFLAAINRSLGCGSTLTFDQDAAEERELFSLLKA comes from the coding sequence GTGACGGACGCCAAGCAGTCGGCTGCGGTCGAGCAGCTGTTTGCGACTGCTGAAGCCGACGGCAGCTTTCTGTTGAATCCCATCGTGCTGTCGGAATTCGCCTGGACCCTGCAACGAACCTACAAGAAGCCACGCGGCGTGATCGCCGATCACATCGAGAGATTGCTGCAATCTCCGGAATGTATTGTGCCGTTTCTGGATGAAGCCGTGGATGCCGTTCGCCGCTATCGTCAGGGATCGGCGAGCTTCGCCGACTATTTCCTGGCCGCGATCAACCGATCGCTGGGCTGCGGCTCGACACTCACTTTCGATCAGGATGCTGCTGAGGAACGCGAACTTTTCTCGTTATTGAAGGCCTGA
- the ureC gene encoding urease subunit alpha produces MSVKISRSVYADMFGPTTGDRVRLADTDLIIEVEKDFTTYGEEVKFGGGKVIRDGMGQSQVTNAQGAADTVITNALIVDHWGIVKADVAIKDGYISAIGKAGNPDIQPGVTIIIGPGTDIIAGEGKILTAGGFDAHIHFICPQQIEHALMSGVTSMLGGGTGPSHGTFATTCTPGPWHIARMIQSFDAFPVNLGISGKGNASQPGALVEMVEAGACALKLHEDWGTTPAAIDNCLSVADDHDVQVMIHTDTLNESGFVEDTIKAFKGRTIHAFHTEGAGGGHAPDIIRVAGLANVLPSSTNPTRPFTKNTIDEHLDMLMVCHHLDPSIAEDLAFAESRIRKETIAAEDILHDLGALSMISSDSQAMGRLGEVIIRTWQTADKMKKQRGALPQDSGRNDNFRVKRYIAKYTINPAIAHGVSKLIGSVEKGKLADLVLWSPAFFGVKPDLVVKGGSIVAAPMGDPNASIPTPQPVHYQPMFGAFGKSLTASSVVFASGAAVASGLANKLGIDKTLYAVENTRGGISKKSMIHNDATPDIAVDPETYEVRADGELLTCAPAEVLPMAQRYFMY; encoded by the coding sequence ATGTCCGTGAAAATCTCCCGTTCCGTCTATGCCGACATGTTCGGCCCCACCACCGGCGATCGCGTCCGGCTGGCCGATACCGACCTGATCATCGAGGTGGAGAAGGACTTCACCACCTATGGCGAGGAGGTGAAGTTCGGCGGCGGCAAGGTGATCCGCGACGGCATGGGGCAGAGCCAGGTGACTAACGCCCAGGGCGCCGCCGACACCGTGATCACCAACGCGCTGATCGTCGATCATTGGGGCATCGTCAAGGCCGACGTCGCCATCAAGGACGGCTATATCAGCGCCATCGGCAAGGCCGGCAATCCCGACATCCAACCTGGCGTGACCATCATCATCGGCCCCGGCACCGATATCATCGCCGGCGAAGGCAAGATCCTCACCGCCGGCGGCTTCGACGCCCACATCCATTTCATCTGCCCGCAGCAGATCGAGCACGCGCTGATGAGCGGCGTCACCTCGATGCTGGGCGGCGGCACCGGGCCGTCGCACGGCACCTTCGCCACCACCTGCACGCCCGGCCCCTGGCACATCGCCCGGATGATCCAGTCCTTCGATGCGTTCCCGGTCAATCTCGGCATTTCCGGCAAGGGCAATGCCTCGCAGCCAGGGGCGCTTGTCGAGATGGTCGAGGCCGGCGCCTGCGCGCTGAAGCTGCACGAGGATTGGGGCACTACGCCTGCGGCGATCGACAATTGCCTTTCCGTCGCCGACGATCACGACGTCCAGGTGATGATCCACACCGACACGCTGAACGAGTCCGGCTTTGTCGAGGACACCATCAAGGCGTTCAAGGGCCGCACCATCCACGCCTTCCACACCGAAGGCGCCGGCGGCGGCCACGCGCCCGACATCATCAGGGTCGCGGGCCTGGCCAACGTGCTGCCGTCCTCGACCAATCCGACCCGGCCGTTCACCAAAAACACCATCGACGAACATCTCGACATGCTGATGGTGTGCCACCATCTCGATCCGTCGATCGCCGAGGATCTGGCCTTTGCCGAAAGCCGGATCCGCAAGGAGACCATCGCGGCCGAGGACATTCTCCACGATCTCGGCGCGCTGTCGATGATCTCGTCGGACAGCCAGGCGATGGGCCGGCTCGGCGAAGTCATCATCCGCACCTGGCAGACCGCCGACAAGATGAAGAAGCAGCGCGGGGCCTTGCCGCAGGACAGCGGCCGCAACGACAATTTCCGGGTCAAGCGCTACATCGCCAAATATACGATCAATCCGGCGATCGCCCATGGCGTCTCGAAACTGATCGGCTCGGTGGAGAAGGGCAAGCTCGCCGATCTGGTGTTGTGGTCGCCGGCGTTTTTCGGGGTCAAGCCGGATCTCGTAGTCAAGGGCGGCTCGATCGTCGCGGCTCCGATGGGCGATCCCAATGCCTCGATCCCGACGCCGCAGCCGGTGCATTACCAGCCGATGTTCGGCGCCTTCGGCAAATCGCTGACCGCGTCCTCGGTGGTGTTTGCCTCCGGCGCCGCGGTGGCGTCCGGGCTGGCCAACAAGCTCGGCATCGACAAGACGCTCTATGCGGTGGAGAACACCCGCGGCGGCATTTCGAAAAAGAGCATGATCCACAACGACGCCACGCCGGATATCGCGGTCGATCCCGAAACCTATGAGGTGCGCGCCGACGGCGAACTCCTCACTTGCGCGCCCGCCGAGGTACTGCCGATGGCGCAACGCTATTTCATGTATTGA
- a CDS encoding putative quinol monooxygenase, whose translation MIYVVATLTVKPDKRAEMIAGAKDCIAETRKEAGNIAYDMHESVTDPSRMVFVEQWENAEALEPHRKSDHMRAFGRIAAQCLAAPPKIEIITPEKVDVK comes from the coding sequence ATGATTTATGTCGTTGCCACCCTGACCGTGAAGCCCGACAAGCGGGCCGAGATGATTGCCGGCGCCAAGGACTGCATCGCCGAGACCCGCAAGGAAGCTGGCAACATCGCCTATGACATGCATGAGAGCGTCACCGATCCGAGCCGGATGGTGTTTGTCGAGCAGTGGGAAAATGCCGAGGCGCTGGAGCCGCATCGCAAGAGCGACCACATGCGGGCGTTCGGCCGGATCGCCGCGCAATGCCTGGCGGCGCCGCCGAAGATCGAGATCATCACCCCCGAAAAAGTCGACGTGAAGTAA
- a CDS encoding putative quinol monooxygenase, which translates to MIYVVATTQVKPEQRAAFIEGAKLCIAATRNEKGCIAYDSHTSINDPNLFVVVERWESRADLNAHGKAPHMKVWREYSAPLKVSPTVIEIISDGKVEIL; encoded by the coding sequence ATGATCTATGTCGTCGCCACCACCCAGGTGAAGCCGGAGCAGCGGGCGGCCTTCATCGAAGGCGCCAAATTGTGCATCGCCGCCACCCGCAACGAAAAAGGCTGCATCGCCTATGACAGCCACACCAGCATCAACGACCCGAACCTGTTCGTGGTGGTCGAGCGCTGGGAAAGCCGCGCCGATCTCAACGCCCACGGCAAGGCGCCGCATATGAAAGTCTGGCGCGAATATTCGGCGCCGCTGAAAGTGTCGCCGACGGTGATCGAGATCATCAGCGACGGAAAGGTCGAGATATTGTGA
- a CDS encoding urease accessory protein UreE, with protein sequence MIRATRVQGQHHWNEPAADTVVLGFDDRHRRRMAMTGTRGLDFLLDLETALALRGGDALVLEDGRLVEVVAAPEPLLEIRGSDPQHLVRLAWHLGNRHLPTQVIGKGLRIRRDHVIAAMLTGLGARLIEIEAPFDPEGGAYAPAAAQHDHAAHAQHDHGDHDHAHHDHGKHDHAKHDHAKHDHAGHDHDKHGHAAPDDHVHDAHCGHDHHGHDHK encoded by the coding sequence ATGATCCGCGCGACGCGGGTGCAGGGCCAGCATCACTGGAACGAGCCGGCGGCCGACACCGTCGTGCTCGGTTTCGACGACCGTCATCGCCGCCGCATGGCGATGACGGGCACGCGCGGGCTGGACTTTTTGCTCGATCTGGAAACCGCGCTGGCGTTGCGCGGCGGCGACGCGCTGGTGCTGGAAGACGGACGGCTGGTCGAGGTGGTGGCGGCGCCGGAGCCGCTGCTGGAAATCCGCGGCAGCGATCCGCAGCACCTGGTGCGGCTGGCCTGGCATCTCGGCAATCGCCATCTGCCGACGCAGGTTATCGGGAAGGGCCTGCGGATTCGCCGCGATCACGTCATCGCCGCGATGCTGACCGGGCTCGGCGCCAGACTGATCGAGATCGAGGCGCCGTTCGATCCCGAAGGCGGCGCCTATGCGCCGGCCGCCGCACAGCACGACCACGCCGCGCATGCGCAGCATGACCATGGTGACCATGATCATGCGCATCATGATCACGGCAAACACGATCATGCCAAGCATGATCACGCCAAGCATGACCATGCCGGGCATGATCACGACAAGCACGGTCACGCTGCGCCGGACGATCACGTCCACGACGCGCATTGCGGCCATGACCATCACGGCCATGACCACAAGTGA
- a CDS encoding urease accessory protein UreF, producing the protein MTTSEPAAEPLSAAQGAALYRLMTWLSPAFPVGAFSYSGGIEWAVEAGDIIDAASLRGWLASMLADGAGFCDGVLLAQTHRAATRGDAATLGEIAELAAALVPSRERQLETMSQGRAFIAIARAAWNCDGLAPLIAACDDIVYPVAVGLVSAAHGVPLAPTMHAFLHAVVANWISAGARLVPLGQTDSQRLLAALEPVVIATGDRALGASLDDLGSASFRADLASMRHETQYTRLFRS; encoded by the coding sequence ATGACCACAAGTGAGCCGGCGGCCGAGCCGTTATCCGCTGCGCAGGGCGCGGCGCTGTACCGGCTGATGACCTGGCTGTCGCCGGCGTTTCCGGTCGGCGCCTTTTCCTATTCTGGCGGCATCGAATGGGCGGTGGAGGCCGGCGACATCATTGACGCCGCGAGCCTGCGCGGCTGGCTGGCGTCGATGCTGGCGGATGGCGCGGGCTTTTGCGACGGTGTGTTGCTGGCGCAGACCCATCGCGCGGCGACGCGTGGCGATGCCGCAACCTTGGGTGAGATCGCCGAGCTGGCGGCGGCCCTGGTGCCGTCGCGCGAACGCCAATTGGAAACCATGTCGCAGGGCAGGGCGTTCATCGCGATCGCGCGCGCGGCCTGGAATTGCGACGGGCTGGCGCCACTGATCGCCGCTTGCGACGACATCGTCTATCCGGTCGCGGTCGGCCTGGTCAGCGCCGCCCATGGGGTGCCGCTGGCACCGACCATGCACGCATTCTTGCACGCGGTGGTAGCCAACTGGATCTCCGCGGGCGCGCGGCTGGTGCCGCTCGGCCAGACCGACAGCCAGCGCCTCTTGGCCGCATTGGAGCCAGTCGTGATCGCCACCGGCGACCGCGCGCTCGGCGCCAGCCTCGACGATCTCGGCAGCGCCAGCTTCCGCGCTGACCTCGCCTCGATGCGGCACGAGACGCAATATACCCGGCTGTTCCGGTCCTGA
- a CDS encoding AMP-binding protein, which translates to MTDALNAFPTAGTQTLRALARYPSRIAFSWPGGSISYRGAADLIGRMQKIFMGLAVRPHARVALLSANRADAWCAGIAAQLSRFSITWLHPLGSLSDQLDQIADCEADILVVDAAAFLLRGGELAAKAQGPRHIFTLGRAEYGIDLAAAADAAGSATAKDFAQIDDVAALSYTGGTTGKSKGALRRHRQNAGFANAILADFEIPDSPRYLTVAPISHVAGTKVLPVLMRGGTVHMLKGFDPDAVLSTIAREKINFTLFVPTMIYVLLDHPTLDATDLSSLELVLYGASPMSPSRLIEGIERIGPVFSQLYGQTECYPVSVLRKADHDPKHPELFLSCGFPIAACDVRVLDADDREVATGDSGEICVRAPHVMAQYWKRPEQTAETLKNGWLHTGDIARADERGYLFILDRKKDMIVSGGFNIFPREVEDVLSTHRDVAMVAVVGVPDDKWGEAVTAIVVARAGATPSEQELIDLVKKQKGSAHAPKHIKFVSELPMTGVGKIDKKVLRAGFWAGRDRMVG; encoded by the coding sequence ATGACCGACGCCCTCAACGCCTTTCCCACCGCCGGCACCCAGACGTTGCGCGCGCTGGCGCGCTACCCGTCACGCATCGCCTTCAGCTGGCCCGGCGGGTCGATCAGCTATCGCGGCGCCGCCGACCTGATCGGCCGCATGCAAAAGATCTTCATGGGCCTCGCGGTTCGCCCGCATGCGCGCGTGGCGCTGCTCAGCGCCAATCGCGCCGACGCCTGGTGCGCCGGCATCGCCGCGCAGCTGTCGCGGTTCTCGATCACCTGGCTGCATCCGCTGGGCTCGCTTTCCGATCAGCTCGACCAGATCGCCGATTGCGAAGCCGACATTCTGGTGGTCGACGCCGCCGCCTTCCTGCTGCGCGGCGGCGAGCTCGCCGCCAAGGCGCAGGGCCCGCGCCACATCTTCACGCTGGGCCGCGCCGAATACGGCATCGATCTCGCCGCAGCCGCGGACGCCGCCGGCAGCGCCACCGCGAAGGATTTCGCGCAGATCGACGACGTCGCGGCGCTGAGCTACACCGGCGGCACCACCGGCAAATCCAAGGGCGCGTTGCGCCGCCATCGCCAGAATGCCGGCTTCGCCAATGCGATCCTGGCCGACTTCGAAATCCCCGACAGCCCGCGCTATCTCACCGTGGCGCCGATCAGCCACGTCGCCGGCACCAAGGTCCTGCCCGTCTTGATGCGCGGCGGCACCGTGCACATGCTCAAGGGCTTCGATCCCGACGCGGTGCTGAGCACGATCGCGCGCGAGAAGATCAACTTCACGCTGTTCGTGCCGACCATGATCTATGTGCTGCTCGATCATCCGACGCTTGACGCGACCGATCTGTCTTCGCTCGAACTGGTGCTGTACGGCGCCTCGCCGATGTCGCCGAGCCGGCTGATCGAGGGCATCGAGCGGATCGGCCCGGTGTTCTCGCAGCTCTACGGCCAGACCGAATGCTATCCGGTGTCGGTGCTGCGCAAGGCCGACCACGATCCGAAACATCCGGAGCTGTTTCTGTCCTGCGGCTTTCCGATCGCCGCCTGCGATGTGCGGGTGCTCGACGCCGACGATCGCGAGGTTGCGACCGGAGATTCCGGCGAGATCTGCGTCCGCGCCCCGCATGTGATGGCGCAATACTGGAAGCGGCCGGAGCAGACCGCCGAGACGCTGAAGAACGGCTGGCTGCACACCGGCGACATCGCCCGCGCCGACGAGCGCGGCTATCTGTTCATCCTCGACCGCAAGAAGGACATGATCGTGTCCGGCGGCTTCAACATCTTCCCGCGCGAGGTCGAGGACGTGCTGTCGACCCATCGCGACGTCGCGATGGTGGCGGTGGTCGGCGTGCCGGACGACAAATGGGGCGAAGCCGTCACCGCCATCGTGGTGGCGCGCGCCGGCGCCACGCCGAGCGAGCAGGAGCTGATCGATCTGGTGAAAAAGCAGAAGGGCTCGGCGCACGCTCCCAAGCACATCAAATTCGTCAGCGAACTGCCGATGACCGGCGTCGGCAAGATCGACAAGAAAGTGCTGCGCGCCGGCTTCTGGGCCGGCCGCGACCGCATGGTGGGGTAG
- a CDS encoding NAD(P)H-dependent flavin oxidoreductase, with translation MQLGSDRLARFRDRLNLPLIAAPMFLVSGVELMVAACTNGVIGSFPTANCRTAEQLDLWLGEIGARLQRHQDELGKPAAPLCPNLIVHHSNARLKDDLAVLLRHRPELVITSVGSPASVLPQLHDIGAMVLADVASIRHAERAAAAGADGLVLLSAGAGGQTGWLNPFAFVRAVRQFFDGPLVLAGGISDGQALRAALTLGCDLAYMGTKFIATAESLADPRYKAMLVESSADDVLLTRAFTGLQTNMLRPSIVAAGLDPEALPERGAIDIAKDIDVGARDKRPVRWKDIWSAGHATSGVSDVPSVAELVARTRAQFDAAA, from the coding sequence ATGCAGTTGGGTTCAGATCGTCTCGCGCGGTTTCGCGATCGCCTCAATCTGCCGCTGATCGCGGCGCCGATGTTCCTGGTGTCGGGCGTCGAGCTGATGGTGGCGGCGTGCACGAACGGGGTGATCGGCTCGTTCCCGACGGCGAATTGCCGTACGGCGGAACAACTCGACCTCTGGCTCGGCGAAATCGGCGCGCGCTTGCAGCGCCATCAGGACGAGCTGGGCAAGCCGGCGGCGCCGCTGTGCCCGAACCTGATCGTGCATCATTCCAATGCACGGCTGAAGGACGACCTCGCGGTGCTGCTGCGGCATCGCCCCGAACTCGTCATCACCAGCGTCGGCTCGCCGGCATCGGTGCTGCCGCAGCTGCATGACATTGGCGCGATGGTGCTGGCCGATGTCGCCAGCATCCGCCATGCCGAGCGCGCCGCGGCCGCCGGGGCCGACGGGCTGGTGCTGCTGAGCGCCGGCGCCGGCGGGCAGACCGGCTGGCTCAATCCCTTCGCCTTCGTGCGTGCGGTGCGGCAATTCTTCGACGGGCCGCTGGTGCTGGCCGGCGGCATCAGCGACGGCCAGGCGCTGCGCGCGGCGCTGACGCTGGGCTGCGATCTCGCCTATATGGGCACCAAATTCATCGCCACCGCAGAGAGCCTGGCCGATCCGCGCTACAAGGCGATGCTGGTGGAAAGCTCGGCCGACGACGTGCTGCTGACCCGGGCCTTCACCGGGCTGCAGACCAACATGCTGCGGCCCTCGATCGTCGCCGCCGGGCTCGACCCGGAGGCGCTGCCGGAGCGCGGCGCCATCGACATCGCCAAGGACATCGACGTCGGCGCCCGCGACAAGCGGCCGGTGCGCTGGAAGGACATCTGGAGCGCCGGGCATGCGACCTCGGGCGTGAGCGACGTGCCGAGCGTGGCCGAACTGGTGGCGCGGACGCGTGCGCAGTTCGACGCAGCGGCCTAA
- a CDS encoding IS110 family transposase, whose amino-acid sequence MTKFIRTALDLGKSYFQFHGLESEDGRAISRKLTRSKLREFYARIEPCRVGMEACGSAHYWARELVAMGHQVVLIPPAYIKPYVKRGKNDEVDAAAICEAMSRPVMRFVPIKSAEQQAVLILHKSRELLVKQRTMSVNALRGHLAEFGVVAAKGIGRVDELIALAQADADLPQLAKTTVDCLASHLQGLDQAIATVEHEIAEAHRHNPTSQLLDQIPGVGPLIASAVAASVPDPAVFKSGRDFAAWLGLTPRQNSSGGKAKLGAITKQGNRYIRKMLVVGARSVLRVAGRRTGALADWINAMRTRKPERLVAVALANKLARICWALMTSGESFRPEAYSRA is encoded by the coding sequence ATGACCAAGTTTATCAGAACCGCACTCGATCTGGGCAAGAGCTATTTTCAGTTTCACGGGCTCGAGAGCGAGGATGGCAGGGCGATCTCGCGCAAGCTGACGCGATCGAAGCTGCGTGAGTTCTATGCGCGGATCGAGCCCTGCCGGGTCGGGATGGAGGCTTGCGGCTCGGCGCATTACTGGGCGCGCGAGCTGGTCGCGATGGGGCACCAGGTGGTGTTGATCCCGCCGGCTTACATCAAGCCCTACGTCAAGCGCGGCAAGAACGACGAGGTCGACGCGGCGGCGATCTGCGAGGCGATGTCACGGCCGGTGATGCGGTTCGTGCCGATCAAGAGCGCTGAGCAACAAGCGGTGCTGATTCTGCACAAGTCCCGCGAACTGCTGGTCAAGCAGCGCACCATGAGCGTCAATGCGCTGCGCGGCCATCTCGCCGAGTTTGGCGTTGTCGCCGCCAAGGGCATCGGCCGGGTCGATGAACTGATCGCGCTGGCGCAGGCGGACGCCGATTTGCCGCAGCTCGCCAAAACCACCGTCGATTGCTTGGCTTCGCATCTGCAAGGTCTCGACCAGGCGATCGCGACGGTGGAGCACGAGATCGCCGAAGCGCATCGACACAATCCGACCAGTCAGCTGCTCGATCAGATTCCAGGCGTCGGGCCGCTGATCGCCTCGGCCGTCGCCGCCAGCGTTCCCGATCCGGCCGTGTTCAAATCGGGTCGCGACTTCGCCGCCTGGCTGGGACTAACGCCCAGACAAAATTCCAGCGGCGGCAAGGCCAAGCTTGGTGCCATCACCAAGCAGGGCAACCGCTACATCCGCAAGATGCTGGTGGTGGGAGCAAGGTCGGTGCTGCGCGTCGCCGGGCGGCGCACAGGCGCGCTGGCCGATTGGATCAACGCGATGCGGACCAGAAAGCCCGAGCGGCTGGTGGCGGTGGCGCTGGCCAACAAGCTCGCCAGGATCTGCTGGGCGCTGATGACCAGCGGCGAGAGCTTCCGCCCCGAGGCCTATAGCCGGGCCTGA
- a CDS encoding alcohol dehydrogenase: MKSFRVTAFHQPLSEVDRPTPELTGTQVLIRVKAAGVCHSDLHLWEGGYELGHGRKPLSLADRGVSLPLTMGHETVGEIVAAGPDAKDAKIGDIALVYPWIGCGTCAVCQAGDENMCLKPRFLGVYCDGGYSDELIVPHPRYLLSLDGLDPVTAAPYACSGVTTYSALKKLDFCLDSPIVIFGAGGLGLMALSLLKAMGGKGAIMVDIDAKKREAAIAAGALGAVDGAASDALEQLAAKAGGPIRGALDLVGNAQTAQLGFDCLTKGGKLVMVGLFGGGAPWALPLIPIKAITIQGSYVGNLRETQELLDLVRSKKIAPIPVTPLPFAKANQALTDLQAGKLVGRAVLTP; this comes from the coding sequence ATGAAGTCTTTTCGGGTCACCGCGTTCCACCAGCCGCTCAGCGAAGTCGACCGGCCGACGCCGGAATTGACCGGCACGCAGGTGCTGATCCGGGTCAAGGCCGCCGGGGTCTGCCATAGCGATCTGCATCTGTGGGAAGGCGGCTATGAGCTCGGCCATGGCCGCAAGCCGCTGTCGCTGGCCGATCGCGGCGTATCGCTGCCGCTGACCATGGGCCACGAGACCGTCGGCGAGATCGTCGCCGCCGGCCCCGACGCCAAGGATGCCAAGATCGGCGATATCGCGCTGGTCTATCCGTGGATCGGCTGCGGCACATGCGCGGTGTGCCAAGCCGGCGACGAGAACATGTGCCTCAAACCGCGTTTCCTCGGCGTCTATTGCGACGGCGGCTATTCGGACGAATTGATCGTGCCGCATCCGCGCTATCTGCTCAGCCTCGACGGGCTCGACCCGGTCACCGCCGCGCCCTATGCGTGTTCGGGTGTCACCACCTACAGCGCGCTGAAGAAGCTCGATTTCTGTCTCGACAGCCCGATCGTGATTTTCGGCGCCGGCGGCCTCGGCCTGATGGCGCTGTCGCTGCTCAAGGCGATGGGTGGCAAGGGCGCCATCATGGTCGACATCGACGCCAAGAAGCGCGAGGCGGCGATCGCGGCCGGCGCGCTCGGCGCCGTCGATGGCGCAGCATCCGATGCGCTGGAGCAGCTCGCCGCCAAAGCCGGCGGCCCGATCCGCGGCGCGCTCGATCTGGTCGGCAACGCCCAGACCGCGCAACTCGGCTTCGACTGCCTGACCAAGGGCGGCAAGCTCGTCATGGTCGGCCTGTTCGGCGGCGGCGCGCCCTGGGCATTACCCCTGATCCCCATCAAGGCGATCACCATCCAGGGCTCCTATGTCGGCAATCTGCGCGAGACCCAGGAGCTGCTCGACCTGGTGCGGTCGAAAAAGATCGCCCCGATCCCGGTGACGCCGCTGCCCTTCGCCAAGGCCAACCAGGCGCTGACCGATCTGCAGGCCGGAAAGCTTGTGGGACGCGCGGTGCTGACGCCGTAG
- the mobA gene encoding molybdenum cofactor guanylyltransferase MobA, producing the protein MPDRPVAVILAGGLARRMGGGDKPLQTIAGRSLLERVIARVAPQCDGVVLNANGDPARFAPFGLPIAADSIAGFAGPLAGILAGLDWIAANRPQARWMLSAPADCPFLPRDLVARLDHARIAEAARLAVAASAGQSHPVIGLWDVTLRDELRHALTADDIRKVGRFTARYKLATVDWPTTPLDPFFNANTLEDVAEAERLAELDGG; encoded by the coding sequence ATGCCCGATCGTCCCGTCGCCGTCATTCTCGCCGGCGGCCTCGCCCGCCGCATGGGCGGCGGCGACAAGCCGCTGCAGACCATCGCCGGCCGCAGCCTGCTCGAGCGCGTGATCGCGCGCGTCGCGCCGCAATGCGATGGCGTGGTGCTCAACGCCAATGGCGATCCGGCGCGCTTTGCGCCATTCGGCCTGCCGATCGCGGCCGACAGCATCGCCGGCTTCGCCGGCCCGCTCGCCGGCATTCTGGCCGGGCTCGACTGGATCGCCGCCAATCGCCCGCAGGCCCGTTGGATGCTGAGCGCGCCGGCCGATTGCCCGTTCCTGCCGCGCGACCTGGTGGCGCGGCTCGACCACGCCCGCATCGCCGAAGCTGCCCGCCTCGCCGTCGCCGCCTCCGCCGGCCAATCCCATCCGGTGATCGGGCTGTGGGACGTCACGTTACGCGACGAGCTGCGCCACGCGCTCACCGCCGACGACATCCGCAAAGTCGGCCGCTTCACCGCGCGCTATAAGCTCGCAACGGTTGACTGGCCGACCACCCCGCTCGACCCGTTCTTCAACGCCAATACGCTGGAGGATGTGGCCGAGGCGGAGCGGCTGGCGGAGTTGGATGGGGGGTGA